DNA from Microcoleus sp. bin38.metabat.b11b12b14.051:
TTTTGCCCGACGACAAAGGCACCAAAGGCATCCGCAACAATCTCGCTTTTGAAAGTTTGACTCTAACGCCCGATCGCCAATACCTATTCACCGCCACCGAAAACGCTATGGTACAAGATGGCGCCGTACCTTCCCTAGAAAAGGGCAGCCCGTGCCGGATTCTACGCTACGATGCTGCCAGTGGCAATCCAGATGCTTCTTTTGCCTACATCACCGAACCGCTACCCGCTGGTGCCAATCCTGTGGGAAAATTAACTAGCAACGGTTTAGTGGATTTATTGGCGATCGACCACCAGCGCTTGCTGAGTTTAGAGCGCGCCTTCTCCCTGGAAACCGGCATTACTGTTAGACTATTTGAGATTTCTTTGGAAAAAGCCGATCGAATTCAAGGACTCGAAAGCCTCAAAAGCCGTATCAGCGAAGTTTCTCCCGCTCAAAAACGGCTGCTGCTAGATTTGGAAACCCTAAAAATTCCCCTAGATAACATTGAGGGGTTGACATTTGGCCCCGAATTAGCAGATGGTAGCAGAGGTCTGATTTTGGTAAGCGACAACAACTTCAGTCCGCTGCAAGAGACTCAAATTTTGGGCTTCCAAATAAAAGTTCAAAAAACCTCTTGACAAACGGTGCGGTTATCTGCATAATAGAAATTGTGCCTGAAACAAAGGCAAAACGAGGGACAGTAGTTCAATTGGTTAGAGCACCGCCCTGTCACGGCGGAAGTTGCGGGTTCGAGCCCCGTCTGTCCCGTTCATACCGCGCAAGTGTTTTACTTGTTCGTCGAGGATTTAGTTGGGATCTACTATTGTAGTTTCGCCCATTCTTCGGTCAATGCGAGATATTTCTCCTTCAAAGGATAAGAATTCGATTCGATTGCGTTTTACTGTCGAAAGTCGCCGTTTTTCTTTTCACCCTTTGCCTGGGGGTCGGTGGGACAGTAAGCGCGATCGGCAAATTGTTGGCGCGATCGCCTCAAAGATTCAAAATGACTTGGTAGCAGGAAGCTTTGATCCAACGTTAAAACGATATTGCCATAGCTTATCGTCTAGTCCAGTCGGTCAAGCTTCTCCCAGTCGGCAATTTTATTGGCTTGATATTTGGGATGGTTGGGTTGCCACGTTAAACCTGAAGGCCTCTACCAAAGCTGACCATTATCAGTGCGTGCGCCGAATGATTGAAAAAGCTGGCAATCCACGAATAGAAGATACCGACTGGTTTGATTTTGTGATTTTAGCTGCTTCGACTTTTAACCGGCGGTTATCTATGCTGCGTTCTGCCGCTACATGGGCCGTGACGAGTAGCAAGATTGCTGTCAACCCGCTGGTGAAATTCGATTCCAGAGAAGCGACTTTGGACGAAGAAGAGAAGGCGGAATCAAAAAAGAACCCGCTAAATGCCGACGAGTCGCAGCGGGTGATTTTATTTTTTCGGCAGTATCACCCGACTTACTCCTGTTTTGTAGAGTTTCTGTTATACACGGGGATTCGGACAGGAGAGGCTGTGGGTATTCGCTGGCAAGATATTGACCTTGAACAGCGCTTAATTTCCATAAGGCAAACTATCGGCCGCGAGCGCGGCGGTTATACAAAAATTAGAAAAAAGCCAAAAACTTTACAGTCTGCCCGATCGCTAAAAATGAGCGATCGCGTTTTTGAACTTTTAACAAAAATTGAATTTAGAAAGTCTGAAAAATCAGACTTAATTTTCACCTCTCCCCGTGGGTGCATTATTGACCACGGCAATTTTAGGAAAGTTTGGAAAGACTCCTTGGAAAACCTAGGAATTTCTTATCGAAAGCCTTACGCTACAAGGCACACTTTGCTGTCTCAAGCGTTGGAGGCTGGAATGACAATTCCCCAAGTTGCAGCAATTGCCGGTCACAAAGATGGCCGCATGATTCTCCAGCATTACGGGCGCGTTATTAATCAACCTCAGTTACCTGAGTAATTAACTGTTAATGGGAGTTCTTTAATTCCTAGTTTTGCGATTGCTTTCATGCGATCGCAAAATTTTTCCCATCCATCACGATTTCTTAGTACAATACAACCCGCAGAACCCGGCATATTTGCGTCGTAATGTATTCCTAATTCTGCGCGAACTCCTTTATCTGATACCACTGGGTCAGGAGTAATATGAAAAAAATCACCTTCAATGCCCCGAGTCTCAAGCCAGTAAGGACTTGTCGGGATTTCGTAATTGCCCGCAGGAATGGGCCCTTTCCCGCGTACCCATTCATCCCCTGGTTGTTGCCATTGAGTGCAGCCAGAAGTTGCCAGATATCTAATTATGCTTCCGTCGGGATAAGTTAAGGCAAGTGTCCCTTCAATAAGGGAATTGTCAGGTTTTAGTGCCATGTTGAAAAGTAAAAAATGAGTCATGTAAAATTACCTGTTAATAGGAGAAGGTGCTAATAGTCCACCGAGAAGGCCGAAAGAAGCTGCTCCCAAGGCAACTAACTGCTCTGGAATGGCTCCATTTTTAAGCGCTAATATTACGCTTCCAATAGCAAAAATTAGGGCGCTAAGACTAATAGAGCCAACTACAACGCGATACGAGAATTTATCCATTTAAATTAAAAACCTGTGCTTTCGTTTTCATAGTCGTGTTCAAGCTGCTCTGTAATTTTATCCGTACTATTACGAATTTGGTATCCATAGTGTGTGGTTAAATATTTCTCTACGTCGGCAATGCGACCGCTTAATACCGCCGTCATGTTTTTTGTCAGTTCAAGTCGCTTTTGACCTAAAGCTAACCGCCTAAGCAAATCTTTATTGATTTGCATTGACGTGTAATTTGAGAAAATAATACTTATTGACGCTACCATTACCGCAAGTAATTCTACATTTTTTTCCATTTTAAGCTGGCCTTTTGCTTGAATTAAACTTGCCCCGATTGACGGGGCTTGCGCTTCTCTAAGATTTTAAACTTTTGGCTCTGTCCAGCCACCAACCTTCTCAGCCTTAAGTTCAAAATCTTGCTCAAATTGAAGTGAATAAGAAATTTTTTGCGATTTGATTCCTACAGCCTTATCGGTTAGAGACCCCAATACAGGGGTTGAAACTAACTTGATTTCTCTCCTGTTTGTCGGGTTTGCATTGAATTTTACTTGAGCTTTTTGATATCCAACTATGCAGTTGTAAATAAATGATTCAGGATTTGTTACGTAGCCGTCATTTACAAATCGTCTCAATTCATTCGCTAACTCTTGATTGGGTAATTCCTGCAACCAATCTTCAAAAGATATAGGTGAAATTGTCATACTCGTTTTGTTTTGTTTAAATGATTACCGTTGAGGTTCTTGGTGTTACGCTTGTTGGTGCGTATCTTTGGACAAGGCTAACTGTGTAGCTAATTGGCACGGAAGATGGTAAACCCTCTGCTGTTAGAATAACCTGTCCGGAATTAGGCCCGCTAACCGAATTGAGGTAAGGCGGCGCAGTGGCTGCTTTGTTCCAGTTTGCCTCTGACTTGTTAAACGCCTGCAAAGCATCACTTAGGATTTGAATGGGACTGACTGCTGTACCTAATGCGCTAAAAGCTGCTCCTATTGTTGCATTCTCGAATTGTGCGCCCCATTGAGCATTAGAAAAAGTCATACTGTTACTCCGGTGAATTAATTAATGAATGCGTCTATAGACACGTTGAAAGGTTTGTCTAGGTTATGCCCTTCCCAATTAAGTCTGTGAAAAAATCTTCGGGATATTGCTAGCCTTCTAATAGTCCAAGGATTATTACTTAGTTGCGGTAATGGCAGTTTTTGAATTAATTGCGCTTCTGGTTTTACGTAAATCCGGAAACTTCCTTGGCTAAGCGTAAATCCTCCAGAATCATCGTGGTACAAGAGTCGGCATTGTAAAAATGACTTGTACCCAACCCATTCATTATTCCACCTTTCCCAATCCGTAGAGAATTTAAACCTAAACAGTTCTCTATTTGATGTGTCTTTTTGTAAAAGATTTTCAGAACTAGAAGAAGGTGGAAAGTTGAAGCACAAATCATCCCAAATGCCATAAGCATCTGTAAATGGCATACAGCATTAAGAAAAAATCTGTTTCCGAGGCCTTGACGCTGAAGTGACAGCTTTGCCACCAATTACAAGCCCTGATGGATCTGTTCGGCATTTCGCAATGAAAGCGTCTGCTTTGTCAGATGAACAATAGACGTTCACAGCTACCACTTGACTGGCAGTTTTCTGAATGTAAACGTTTACCGAAACTAGCCAACCTGCTTTCAATAACTCGCCAATAGTGTACAAAGGAGTTGTTTTTGTTTGAGCAGCAGGTACGGCTACAACTCCCGTTTCGGTTCCGATGGAAGTATAAAGAGTCTTAGAGGCTTTAAAAGCCCCTTCTCTTGTACCTCCAGGCTCTTTAACATTCCATATTTGACTTGCAGGCATTTCTTGACTCCTTGATTTTTACGAATTGTTAACGATATCTCAATCGTCTTATTGAGCCAACGTTAGTAATAGTTAAGTTGCCCCATTGTTTTCGAGCAAGGCCAGACATCGCTTTGGCAACTTCTTTTGTTGAGCAGTAAATCGATATACCTTTTGGAGGTTTAGTAGCAGTACCTTTTACTTGAATTCGTATTCTCGTAATGTCTCCAGTCTTAAGAGCATCTCCTACCTTAACTAGCTTAGCGTTTGCAGCAGCAGGGTCGGCGACTGCTGTAAATCCTAAATCGGCTAATAATGGCGTGTAATTTTTGCTTATTTTGAGCATAAGCGAGCCAGTGCCTTTAGCTACCGGACAGGTAACAAATATTGCATCTGCATCTTTCATTGGTGATAAGTTGTAATCTTTCTGTGTAAAGCCTAGCGAATTGTTTTTTGCCTGTCAAGCATTCTAACCCTTGTCCTGTCTATGTTTGACCGCACTCTAACGGCACTACGAAACTCGTAGAGTTTCGATACTTTGACAGCACTCGATTTAATAATTAAGCTTTATAGATCACTTTATCTTGTTCTACGAGTCTGATCGGTTTAGCTAATTTTGCCAAAATTAGTTCCGCCCATTTAAACCGAACTTCCCCTGTCAACCTTTCCTGCTTTTGTTCTACTTGGTCTCCAAGGACGGTAATAGGGCTTAATTGTTCGGGAAATCGACTAAATTCGTCATCCACCTCGTTTTTTGTGATTCTAGTACGATCTATGGGCTTGTTTACTACCTGGGTTAACTTTGTCAAAAGGTCTATCCCGTCTTTATGCGTTTTGCATAAGTACCATGTGCGCTTAAACCCATCTTCGGGCTTGTTGTAGGCGACAATCTTTTTGCCTTTTTCCCATATATAGCCGTTGTTGGTGCCAAATAAATTTTTGATATTTTCCGCGTATTTTTCGATATCTCTTTTGGTTAGCCTGTCCAAGAGTGAAGCTGGATCTTCGGACTTGCCGACAAGCCTTAATATAACCTCTCCCCTCAGTGGTGCATAAGGTTTTCCATTTGGTTTTTTCCGTATTTTGTCCTTATCTTGCTCAAAATACAGTCGAATTATTGGCAGCCCTTTGTTGGAGGATTCAAATGAAGGTACTTTGCTATTGCTTGCACTTTCGCCTCCTCCTTCATACTCGATCTGAATGATGTGGTGGATTAGTTGTAAATCGGTGCCTGAGAGAATGATTGAGCTACTTTCGGCACTCCGATCGCGCCAATACTCTATCACTCGGTATCCTAGGTCGGCCCGCTGCTGGGAATTCGTGAATTCTTTATACCGCGGACGGGACTTTGGATTTTTTATTCGTTCCCACTGTTTCTCGCCGGATACCAAAAAGTTAGAATCGGAGCGATTCTGATCGAAGTCGGGAAATCCATTCTCCCACCGCTCAAACCACTCTTCAAAATTGATGCGATCGCCTGTAACAAACCGTGTTGCTTGCACAATTTGCATCATCATTCGCAGTTCCGAGGGCGTGCCTGCAAGTCGGTAAAACTCGGATTTAAAATCCCTATTAGGGTAAAAGTCTATTATTCTCCAACCAAGAGCTTGCGCTGCTTGAGGTTGGTTTAATTCGTGAATTTTTGGGCGATCGCCAAACTTTTGTCCCCACGGCCTGTTTTCGCTGGCGCGGCCGGCTTCTGGTGAATAGCCGACATACATTCCGCCGACTAAATCTTCTGTGTCAGCCGGAAATTCATCTTCAAATCCGTTCATAAAAACGTCAAGTCCAAAGTTTCCGGCATCGCCACCGGATTCACCGGATTCTGAATTTAAGTATTGCCGAAGAACGTCAGCTCCAATTCCTTTCCAGTTTGTCATAAAGCGTAGCTAACTTGAATAGTTGATTCTGCACACATATCTTGCGCTGCTTCCAAGAATTCTTCGGTGAATTCTCGTATTCCTCCTTCCGGCAGCGTCTCTACCCATTCTTCCTGAGCGCTAGCAAAACTCCAAGCCTTACTTTCTTCTGCCCCCCAAGTTTCTATTTGATTTCCTAATGAAGGCCATATCGCTTTAAGGTTCACGCCTCTTGCGATTGCCTTGACTGCCTTTCGGGCATTCATGTATCCTTCTAGCGCTGCAATGTTCAATCCCACTCGGGCGCTGCTGGAAACAGCAGCTTTTAAATTTTCTACAGCCTCTTCCCATAGTTCGGAATTTTCGTCAAAACTGTTAATTCTCAACTCATCTAATTTGGCTATTAATTCTGGATTTGTTCTTATTAGGTTGGCTTGATTTGCGTAAGCAACTCTTCCCAGCGAAAATCCGCACAGAGTACCGACAAGACTTCCTAACGCTTCACCCCACACCGGGGCTAAAGATACTAATTGTTGTTTTTGTTGCTCGCGGATTTGTTTGTCCGTAATGTTCCAGTTAAAGTTCCAGAGCCTTTGAACTCCGCCAACAGCACCACGTATCAGCCCTCCCAACCCAATTAATCCAGGAAGATTTTTTGCCGCTTTCCACAGGGATTTGATTCCTCCGATCACGCGGCCGACTACTCCGCCTTTTATGATTACGGCGACTCCAACTAATCCCGCTAAGGCGCCACCCAATAAACCTGCGGAAGCTGACACGGGGTCTTCTTCTAGCCATTCTCCCAAGTTGACGCCAAATATATTAACTTTTTTCAGTTGTTTATTAATCCAGCTACTCCAGCTATTCCATAAATTACTGGCAGTTGTTGTTATGTTGTTCCAGAAGCCACCGACAGCTTCGACTATTTCTTGAAATCCTTCTCCTCGGTACCAAGATGTTGGTAATGCGGGTTGTGTTAAATCCATATTATTTTTTGCGTTTTTTTGTTCGGTTTCTTCCAATTGTAGCTGCTTTTGCTACGTTTGCACGAAGGAGTGCCATGTCTGTTTGCACTTTGAATTTTGCGCTTTCTAGCAGTTTATCAAAGTCCGCAGGGCTTGAGGTTAGCCGCTGGAAAAAGTCTGCCAAACCCCTAACCAAGTCTCGCATATCCGTTTTCTCCTTTTTGTCTCGACGACTTACTTTCACTTTTGCTGTAAAGTTTTTGTTTGTCGCTCTTGCCAGTTCTTCTATGTCCGCCTCATTCTTAGAATCTAATTTTTCCGAAGGCTCAAAGCCTTTTCCGGCTTTCCAATGCCCTGCGTATGGATCGCCTTCTAAGGCTAGCTCTATCCAGTCCTGGTCTTCCAGCATCCCGGAGTCTTCAAATAATGCTTTTGTCATTTCCGCTACCTGCACCATTTGAATTCTGTTGGCTAAATTTGTCCGAAAATCTCTAATAACGGTCTCTCGAATCATGTCTACGTCTCCAGAATTGTCAAGTTGAAATTTGAATAATTCTCTCACTAAGTGGGAAAGTGACATTGCTTGAAAAGAGAATTCTTGGTCTCCTTTCTTGTTTGGATCTACGTCTTTGAGAAAAACTTTTTCTCTGGGGTCGCCCATTATTGCGTTAAAGTATTGCATTTGCACTTCGTATGCGTGAATCATGTTGTGAATTTTTACTTCTCCTTTTTGCCCAGGCATTAGTAAGGATTTTGCAATCTTAGCGTCGTTAAGCTCTCCAGAGGGGAATAAGTATTCTAACCGTTTTAGCGATTGAAAGATGTATTCTAGTTTGTCGGATGCCGAGACTATATAAATGTCCCGACCTATTTCAAGTTCTCGTTTGTTTCCTAGTTTGTCTTTGAAAGGTTGATTGTTATCTTTCAAACTTTGCTCTGCATCTCTGTCGTATTCTGGGTTCTGAAGGTTTCCTGTTGGTCTCTTGAATGCCCGTGGGTCAGTTGCTACGTCTTCTTCTATTAGTTGCTCTAAAAAATACTGGAGCGCTTCGTAATAATTGGAGAATTTTATTTTTATCTTTTCGCTTGGATTTTTGGGGTCGATCGGAGTCTTGATTCGTTCTTTTTCTTCTCCAAAGAATCCCTTTGCTGGAATTGGAATTAATTGCCCTTGAGGCCCCAAGGGACGCCCCATTAATTTTAATATTTCTTGCGCGTACAAAGCGAGGATCTTGCAGCAATCAGCGTCCATTTTTTTAGTTGGTGGAAGATTGGGGACAGGAGTAGAGAAGGAAGGCAAGGGAAATGGGGACGGTGGGGGCGCTTCTGGAAAACATTTACTCCGGGTAGCAGGATCTACCGTGTAGTAATCAAGGTTTGTCCCAATACTATTTTCTTTGAAATCCTCATCCCATGCAAAGAGTGAAGATTTTACTTCGCTTGGGTAATAGATTTCGTTAACATACTCTGAATCCCAACTTGAAATCATTTCACCTGTTGGAATGTCAGTCTGCGGGTTTATTACTGGGCGTGGCTTAAAACATACACCTTCCGTTCCGGTTACATACGGGTTTTCGTAATCAGACTCAAAATGGTTGTGCAAGGTGACACACAAACTTCCGCAAGTTGTTGTTAACATACCTCCATCGATTTGTTGAGCTGATACCGCTCCAGGGGGTAATCCTGAGCCACCCGGTGGTTTAGGACTTTCTTTGGGATTTTTTGATTCACAAGTGTTACTCCCGTAAGTGTGAGAGAAAGGCCCAAGAGAGAAAGTTACGTATTGGTAACAACCAAAGCTGTCTGATGACCCGGTAGAGCGATCGCTAGAAGGCGTATCTACTCCCACGTCAACCGATGCGCTGATCGGGCCTTTCCCGATTTCGTACCCAAGAGATCCTCCACTAATCCCCCCGGTGCGCGGATCGATCGATATTCCCGCCCGTCCCGAAGTTCCTGGTAGGTAAGGATTAGGGATGGCGGCCCCGATACCCAAGTTTCCCTGTGGTGATTTAGCTATTTCAATCCCAATTCCCGATCGCGGAGTTCTTGGCTTTTCCAAGTCAAGCCCTTTGCCTAAGTCGATGCCTCCACTGGTGGGCGCTCGCCTCGAAATTCCCGATACTCCGCCAATATCGGTCTCAAATGAGGTGATATCGGTAATATCTTTAGGTTCCTCAAAATCTTCTTCTGGGTTTAGCGCAGAAGAAGTTCCCCAGCCAGCTTTTGCTCCCATAGTGGTCTAGGTGATGAGCTAGTATAAATAATATTATAGTTAACAGTGCTTCACTATGGCCTCATTTAATAACGGAACAGGTGGAACGTTATCTGGTATTACCAGTCTAGAAGATTGGTTTTTTGCCTGTACCAGCTATTTGCTGGCACAACAATCTACGGCAGTGAGAAATCCAAATAATATTCGGAATCTAGAAAGAAACATAAATACATCAGGGGCAACAAGCGGCTCATTGACCGTTCCTGGTACTTTTTCTGTGGGACTGAACGGGGCGATTTTGGTAGCAACCACCACATTTCTGACCGCTGTACCCTGGGTTGCGCCGACTGGCGGCGATTTAGCTTCAAACCCGCCAAATAATGAAGTCGCGGCGCTGATCGATGCTGCTAGAAGGATTAAGGTGTTGGAGTTAGATCCGACTAAAAATCCGACAAACGCGAATTATATCGACTTATCTTTTCGGATGGGAAGCACTTCTGGCGCTAGTACAAACGGAACCATCAGCCTAACTTGGAGCGGGTTTCCCCTCGATTTAACGGTCGCTGCCAATGGCGACTCCAACTATTCCGGTCGGCCCTACCTTTCTTAAATATGGAACCAGCACGATCGACTGGGAATTTTAGTCGGCGGATAACTTCGGCCGATGGAAATAGCATAATAGCTATCCTTGATTTGTTACAGGTAAACGCTAAATATCAAGTCTTCAAGCAATCACACTTAGTAGAGATACAGGCTTTGCTGGAAGACTTGAAAGTGACAGTAAATTTACCTAGCTTGGTGCCCCCGCCTTTTCCGAACATAAATGCTCTGATGTCTGAATCCGACAAGCAAGCGGAAATAATGAAGATTCGCGACCAAGGGCAAAAAATTAGCCTAGGGCTTTACATTGCCAAAGGAAACGGGCCTTGGCAGTATGAGTCTGAAGTTGTTTTGCAAAATTATGGGGGAGCGGAACATCATGTTCCGATCCTTACCCCATTCCTCTCGTCTAACGAAACTTTGCTGATGGGCGAGGATTTTAAATTGGGAGTGAAGGTCGAGCCAAAATGGCAGCAACCTTTAAAAGCTTCTGACTTTTTGCTGGTCAAAGGAACTTACAGGCAAATTGTCAGTTTCAGTGAATTACTTATTACAAATAAGCTTTCTGGAGCCGAAGACGAGATGAGGATTATCGGGGAAATTATTGCATACAGTAGTATTAATACGCCCAATAAATGGTTGCCGTGCGACGGGTCATCTAGACCGATCGCAGCTTATCCAGAATTGTATGAAGCTCTCGGCGCAACTTGGGGGCCGCTGACTAATGGTAACGCAAACTTCCAATTACCAGATTTGCGGGGGAGGACGCTGATTGGATCTGGTACGGGGGCGGGATTGGCTGCTAGGGCGATCGGGCAAAGTTTGGGGGCAGAATCTCATACCCTAACCGAAGCTCAAATCCCTAGTCACAACCACGCTCAAGCGGCGCACAACCACGCTCAAGACGCGCATAACCATTTGCAAAATCCTCATTCTCACCAGTACAACTGGTTCGCGGCCCCAAACGCTGTAAATGGGTTGTCCGTTGCTGCTGGAAATTTGAGTGCACAAGCTAATATTGCAACCTCTGTCGCGGCGACTGCAACTAATCAAGCGACAACGGCAACCAATCAATCGGCGACAGCAACTAACCAGGCTACTGGTGGAGGTGTGGCACACAACAATATGCAGCCATCGGCAGTGATTAACTATATTATTTTCGCCGGATAATCCTATGAAGTGATGCGCTAAAAAGTCTGACAAATCAGACTTTTTAGTCTATGATCGTTTTTGATTGTTATTGCCCCGGTTTTTTTGCTTGCTTCGCCCGCTTTCTTGAGAACACTCTCTCGACTCTTCAGAAAGAGCACATAAGAAATTATTATTGCCTAAAATTTTTGGCGAGCCTGCATCAGACAATAAGGATTTGTTATCTATCAGCCCTGAGATTTGCGCCCGTCTCCGCTTGCAAGAAATCAACCGATGGTTCAGCAGATAAACATTGCAGTGCGGTTTGAACCAGTCTGAATGAGCGAAAAATAATCCATCCTCGCGACACAGTTTTGCGGGCATCCCTCTTAATAACGGGAGCCGTTCCGCCAATTGTTTTTTCACGATCGGTGTCATCCCCGCGCGGTGATTCCGCACGGGGGTCGATTCCAGTCGGTGCCGATTTGAAAGGTGGCGGCTGACGGTGGAAGTTGATATCCCCCGGCGCTGACCAATACCTTCCTGTGACCCGCCATAGAATGCAAAATCAGACTCGCAATATAGGAAGCGATCGCCCTTCGCAAGTACCCGCGCCGGAATTCCGCAGGGGTGA
Protein-coding regions in this window:
- a CDS encoding site-specific integrase, which gives rise to MRFTVESRRFSFHPLPGGRWDSKRDRQIVGAIASKIQNDLVAGSFDPTLKRYCHSLSSSPVGQASPSRQFYWLDIWDGWVATLNLKASTKADHYQCVRRMIEKAGNPRIEDTDWFDFVILAASTFNRRLSMLRSAATWAVTSSKIAVNPLVKFDSREATLDEEEKAESKKNPLNADESQRVILFFRQYHPTYSCFVEFLLYTGIRTGEAVGIRWQDIDLEQRLISIRQTIGRERGGYTKIRKKPKTLQSARSLKMSDRVFELLTKIEFRKSEKSDLIFTSPRGCIIDHGNFRKVWKDSLENLGISYRKPYATRHTLLSQALEAGMTIPQVAAIAGHKDGRMILQHYGRVINQPQLPE
- a CDS encoding tail fiber protein, producing MEPARSTGNFSRRITSADGNSIIAILDLLQVNAKYQVFKQSHLVEIQALLEDLKVTVNLPSLVPPPFPNINALMSESDKQAEIMKIRDQGQKISLGLYIAKGNGPWQYESEVVLQNYGGAEHHVPILTPFLSSNETLLMGEDFKLGVKVEPKWQQPLKASDFLLVKGTYRQIVSFSELLITNKLSGAEDEMRIIGEIIAYSSINTPNKWLPCDGSSRPIAAYPELYEALGATWGPLTNGNANFQLPDLRGRTLIGSGTGAGLAARAIGQSLGAESHTLTEAQIPSHNHAQAAHNHAQDAHNHLQNPHSHQYNWFAAPNAVNGLSVAAGNLSAQANIATSVAATATNQATTATNQSATATNQATGGGVAHNNMQPSAVINYIIFAG
- a CDS encoding esterase-like activity of phytase family protein; translated protein: MRNLGKILIFVACILIAATAAILVNLSAQSFAVTQIDFIGRAIFPTGSPFQGTEIGGLSGITYDAEKQVYYAISDDRSSKAPARFYSLKINLQSGKLEKEQIAFTGVTTLLDENGKSFPELSLDPEGIAFTGNSVFVSSEGDVDRQIAPFIKEFSLDGKLLKTLPIPDLFLPDDKGTKGIRNNLAFESLTLTPDRQYLFTATENAMVQDGAVPSLEKGSPCRILRYDAASGNPDASFAYITEPLPAGANPVGKLTSNGLVDLLAIDHQRLLSLERAFSLETGITVRLFEISLEKADRIQGLESLKSRISEVSPAQKRLLLDLETLKIPLDNIEGLTFGPELADGSRGLILVSDNNFSPLQETQILGFQIKVQKTS